One genomic window of Ciona intestinalis chromosome 7, KH, whole genome shotgun sequence includes the following:
- the LOC778707 gene encoding transcription factor protein (The RefSeq protein has 1 substitution compared to this genomic sequence): MVKASPIKETIRPATAAIYRTANINVIPRCNDVGVKSSKKNCEIKKIKEKQELKTLYKKLREVIPSCQQRPLTGLDIVLKAVDYINELHQMLNETIPDDNKDDVRKQLLQVTNKTLAKPSFRDVTNMECNNSNSRTRE, translated from the exons ATGGTTAAAGCGAGCCCGATCAAAGAAACTATTCGGCCAGCAACCGCTGCAATTTACAGAACAGcaaatattaatgttattcCGCGATGCAATGACGTCGGTGTAAAAAGTTCCAAGAAAAATTGCGAAATCaagaaaatcaaagaaaaGCAAGaattaaa aactcTGTACAAAAAGCTTCGAGAAGTGATCCCATCTTGCCAACAACGACCCTTGACAGGTCTGGACATCGTACTAAAAGCAGTCGATTATATAAACGAACTTCACCAGATGTTGAACGAAACGATACCTGATGACAATAAAGACGACGTGAGAAAACAACTTCTGCAAGCGACCAATAAGACTCTGGCAAAACCATccttccgtgacgtcacaaacatg gAATGCAATAATTCCAATTCCAGAACGCGAGAGTGA